One Trichomycterus rosablanca isolate fTriRos1 chromosome 23, fTriRos1.hap1, whole genome shotgun sequence genomic window carries:
- the etfb gene encoding electron transfer flavoprotein subunit beta — MTARVLVGVKRVIDYAVKIRVKPDNTGVVTDGVKHSMNPFCEIAVEEAVRLKEKKLVNEVVAVSCGPQQVQETIRTALAMGADRGIHVEVSAKDYESLGPLQVSKIIAALAKKEDASLVILGKQAIDDDCNQTGQMTAALLDWPQGTFASEVTLEGGKLKVLREIDGGLETIKINMPAVVTADLRLNTPRYATLPNIMKAKKKKIATVKPADLGVDMSSRVEVLRVDEPPQRQAGMKVESVEELVSKLKEAGRI, encoded by the exons ATCCGAGTCAAGCCAGATAACACGGGCGTGGTGACCGATGGGGTGAAACACTCCATGAATCCGTTCTGTGAGATCGCGGTGGAGGAGGCCGTACGACTCAAGGAGAAGAAGCTGGTGAACGAGGTGGTGGCCGTGAGCTGCGGACCTCAGCAAGTGCAG GAGACCATCCGGACCGCGCTGGCTATGGGTGCAGACCGCGGCATTCACGTGGAAGTGTCCGCAAAAGACTACGAGTCTCTCGGGCCACTGCAGGTCTCCAAGATCATCGCCGCTCTCGCCAAGAAGGAGGACGCCTCGCTGGTCATCCTGGGCAAACAG GCTATTGATGACGACTGTAATCAGACAGGTCAGATGACCGCTGCCCTGTTGGACTGGCCTCAG GGGACCTTTGCTTCTGAGGTGACACTTGAAGGAGGCAAACTGAAGGTGTTGCGAGAAATCGATGGCGGCTTGGAGACGATCAAGATTAACATGCCAGCGGTGGTGACGGCTGACCTTCGGCTCAACACGCCCAGATACGCCACTCTGCCGAACATCATG AAAGCTAAGAAAAAGAAGATCGCGACGGTGAAACCAGCCGACCTCGGGGTGGACATGAGCTCTCGGGTGGAGGTGCTGCGGGTGGACGAGCCTCCACAGAGACAGGCTGGAATGAAGGTGGAGTCGGTGGAGGAGCTGGTCAGCAAACTGAAGGAGGCTGGAAGAATATAA